The window GGATAAGCAGTGGAAAATCGTGGCGATGCACCGTCCGGCCTATGGCGGCAACACCTATAAGAAGGTGGAGGACTGGACAGTGATTTTTGATAAATATCAGGTCGATCTGGTCCTTCAGGGTCACAATCATGAATATTCCAGGTCTTATCCGCTGCTTGACGGTGCCATCGTACCCGAAGGAGAGAAGCCGGTAGGAGCGGCCAGGGGAACGGTCTATGTGGTTACGAACGCTTCCGGTTCAAAGTTTAATGAGAAAAAGGAGGACCAGTTCTACCATAAAGTCCATTTTCAGAATAACCAGCCGATGTTCGCCGGGATTACCGTCAGCGGCCGTACGCTCAGCTTTGAGGCATATGATATCGGCGGCAACAAGCTGGATGAGTTCATACTGACGCATTAGACAAAGGAGACTTTGCTGATTATCATTTAGCAGAGTCTTTTGTTTTACTAAAAATGTAATATTTAGTGTGAAAATGGTACGATATCTGACGACATATTTCCGAAAAGGTGAACCGTTTTCCCTCCCTATGAAAGCGGTTTTCGCTCTATAATGTAAGCGTTACCAAAATAAAGCATAGGAGGCTGGAATCGTGATTCGTAACCGTATCCGAAGAATGGGAATTGTTGTCCTGCTGGCCGCAATGTCAAGCACGTTATTTACTGCCTTTCCCGCGGTTACTCATGCTGCAGCAAGTGAAACGTACACCTGGAACAGTGTTGTTACCGGAGCTGGCGGAGGATTTGTGCCGGGAATCATTTTTAACCAGACTGAACCGAATCTGATCTATGCCCGAACGGATATCGGCGGCGCCTACCGCTGGAATCAGGCTTCTGGCAGCTGGACTTCCATCAGTGACGCCGTCGGCTGGGTAGACTGGAATAAGAATGGCGTGGATGCGCTGGCAACGGATCCCATCAATCCGGACAAGGTATATATGGCCACTGGAACGTACACCAACTCATGGGATGATAACGGCCAGATTATGCGTTCGAGCGACCGCGGAAACACCTGGCAGTCAACAGCACTTCCTTTCAAAGTCGGAGGCAATATGCCTGGGCGTTCGGCGGGTGAACGGCTCGTGATTGACCCTAACAAGAACAGTATCCTGTTTTTCGGGGCACGCAGCGGCAACGGCCTGTGGAAGAGTACAGATTCCGGGGTCACCTGGTCGAAAGTCAGTTCTTTTCCTAATGTGGGAACGTATATTCAGAACCCCACACTTGATTACGGCAACGATCTAATCGGCTTATCCTGGATTACCTTTGATAAAAGTACAGGAACACTGGGCAACGCCACCCAGACGATCTATGTCGGTGTAGCAGATACCGCAAGTAGTGTCTACCGCAGTACGGACGGAGGTGCAACCTGGGCGGCGGTTCCAGGACAGCCAACAGGATACCTGCCGCATCATGGCGTACTCTCTTCAACGGGCGATCTGTACATCACCTACAGCAATGGAGTTGGCCCGTATGACGGAAGTAAAGGTGAGGTCTGGAAGTTCAATACCACCAGCGGAGCCTGGACGAACATCAGCCCTTCCTCTGGAACCGACAACTGGTATGGCTTCGGAGGTTTGGCTGTGGATGCCCAGAATCCGAACACGGTTATGGTCTCCAGCCTGAATGCCTGGTGGCCGGACGAGGTGATCTTCCGCAGTACCAACGGCGGTGCAACCTGGAGCCGGATCTGGGATTGGGGCAATTATCCTGAGCGGACGTATAAATTCGCGATGAATATTACGGCTGCGCCATGGCTTGATCATGGAACAACTTCAACTTCCCTCGATCCTTCGCCGAAGCTGGGCTGGATGATGGGCGATCTGGAGATTGATCCGTTCAACTCGAACCGGATGATGTACGGAACGGGTGCTACCATTTACGGCACGAACAATCTGGGAGCATGGGATACAGGCGGGACTGTCAACATCTCAGTCATGGCTAAGGGTGTAGAGGAGACAGCGGTACTGGGCCTGATCAGTCCGCCTTCGGGTGCCCACCTGATTACCGCACTTGGCGATGTGTCCGGTTTCCGGTATGACGATGTAGCGGCAGCACCTGTTAAGTTCCAGACCAGCCCGTCCTGGGCAACCACGACCGGCATCGATTATGCGGAGTTAAGTCCGTCCTATATTGTCCGTGTAGGCGGTGCGGATAAAGAGAAGACACCAAGCATGAAGTCGATCGGGATCTCCAATGACGGGGGTACCAACTGGTATATGCCGAATGCCGAGCCGTCGAATGGAACGAAAACAACGGCCGGACAAGGCCAGGTCGCAGTATCGGCCAGCGGCAATTCGATCCTGTGGAGCACCTCGGATATCGGAGTCTATTATTCCAAAACCTCGGGCAATTCCTGGACGGCTAGCACCGGAGTACCTGCGGGAGCAAAGATTGCCTCAGACCGGGTGAATCCGAACAAGTTCTATGCCTTTTATGCAGGCACATTCTATGTCAGCACAGATGGCGGGGCTACCTTTACCGCTAGCGCGGCGACGGGCTTCCCGACCAATAATGTCGGCAGCCTGCAGCCGAACCAGGCCCAGATCAGCATCAAGGCGATGCCGGGTATTGAAGGCGATATCTGGTTTGCCGGCGGCAATACTGTGGAGAATAAATATGGCTTGTGGCATTCAACCAATTCAGGAGCCAGCTTCACTAAGCTGTCCAATGTGCAGGAAGCGGATCTGATCGGCTTCGGTAAAGCTGCTCCGGGCCAGAGCTATATGGCGCTGTACACCGTTGCCCAAATCGACGGCGTCAGAGGCGTTTTCCGCTCCGATGATGCCGGGGCGACCTGGGTACGGATTAATGACGACGCCCATCAGTATGCCAAAATCAACATGGCCA of the Paenibacillus pedocola genome contains:
- a CDS encoding X2-like carbohydrate binding domain-containing protein, with translation MGIVVLLAAMSSTLFTAFPAVTHAAASETYTWNSVVTGAGGGFVPGIIFNQTEPNLIYARTDIGGAYRWNQASGSWTSISDAVGWVDWNKNGVDALATDPINPDKVYMATGTYTNSWDDNGQIMRSSDRGNTWQSTALPFKVGGNMPGRSAGERLVIDPNKNSILFFGARSGNGLWKSTDSGVTWSKVSSFPNVGTYIQNPTLDYGNDLIGLSWITFDKSTGTLGNATQTIYVGVADTASSVYRSTDGGATWAAVPGQPTGYLPHHGVLSSTGDLYITYSNGVGPYDGSKGEVWKFNTTSGAWTNISPSSGTDNWYGFGGLAVDAQNPNTVMVSSLNAWWPDEVIFRSTNGGATWSRIWDWGNYPERTYKFAMNITAAPWLDHGTTSTSLDPSPKLGWMMGDLEIDPFNSNRMMYGTGATIYGTNNLGAWDTGGTVNISVMAKGVEETAVLGLISPPSGAHLITALGDVSGFRYDDVAAAPVKFQTSPSWATTTGIDYAELSPSYIVRVGGADKEKTPSMKSIGISNDGGTNWYMPNAEPSNGTKTTAGQGQVAVSASGNSILWSTSDIGVYYSKTSGNSWTASTGVPAGAKIASDRVNPNKFYAFYAGTFYVSTDGGATFTASAATGFPTNNVGSLQPNQAQISIKAMPGIEGDIWFAGGNTVENKYGLWHSTNSGASFTKLSNVQEADLIGFGKAAPGQSYMALYTVAQIDGVRGVFRSDDAGATWVRINDDAHQYAKINMAITGDPRIYGRVYLGTNGRGTLYADPVNPPAAGSVITPVSASFDKKTANQADLAVTMTLNGNTLSSIKNGTATLVAGTDYTVSGSTVTIKKAYLAAQAVGTTTLTFSFSAGASQSLAVAVVDTTTAASNSVITPVSASFDKKTANQADLAVTMTLNGNTLSSIKNGTATLIAGTDYTVSGSTVTIKKAYLAAQAVGTTTLTFSFSAGAAQSLAVAVVDTTTAASGVLKVQMYNSSTAAAANTLSPRIKLVNTGTTAVSLADVKLRYYYTIDGEQPQSFFCDWSQVGSANVTGSFVKLTPAKTGADYYLELGFTSSAGSLAAGASLDIQMRASKSDWSNYTQTGDYSFSAAGTSYTDWANLPAYISGSLVWGNEPS